A genomic region of Miscanthus floridulus cultivar M001 chromosome 3, ASM1932011v1, whole genome shotgun sequence contains the following coding sequences:
- the LOC136543457 gene encoding subtilisin-like protease SBT4.9 codes for MLSVTASSIDRRFVDRVVLGNGKTIVGSSINTFPPVNNVTLAIPINGSCDPYYLVGDSYKGAIIAAGAAPDAAFIYPLPTLVVSENQFDEIMACANSTSNPVGTIETTVTTVNAQALMSASFSSPGPNIVTPDILKIDIIHLQPDLSAPGVDIIASWSLLSPPSDDPNDQRRVQYSVNTGTSMACPHASGAAAYVKSVHRDWSPAMIISALITKATPMNTPGNAGTNDLKYGSGQLKPTKARDPGLVYDASEGDYIAMLCTQGYNATQLALIVGSNATACSNGTTTMAAASASDLNYLSMAARVEPGKSFTLVFPRTVTNVGASGVAVLEFSAQTPKASFTVTVSGVVPPAGPAPGRRPYPRPRPVDRPPRRRPCPTPFPTPVTPTPPAPTPGARQVIQIAAKAQANNGRKEIANIAAEISQEELEIPAKKPSILAPPKEADVKQIDLGTADPSKMATISAHLSVK; via the exons ATGCTGTCCGTCACCGCCAGCAGCATCGACCGCCGGTTCGTCGACAGGGTCGTGCTGGGGAACGGCAAGACCATAGTG GGATCATCCATAAACACCTTTCCTCCGGTTAACAATGTGACACTTGCAATCCCCATAAATGG TTCTTGTGATCCATATTATCTCGTTGGAGATTCATACAAAG GAGCCATTATTGCTGCTGGCGCAGCACCAGATGCCGCCTTCATCTATCCATTACCCACGCTTGTGGTATCTGAGAACCAGTTCGATGAGATCATGGCCTGTGCCAACAGCACTAG CAACCCAGTGGGTACCATAGAAACAACTGTCACGACGGTGAACGCACAAGCTCTAATGTCTGCCTCATTCTCTTCTCCTGGCCCAAACATTGTCACTCCTGATATCCTCAAG ATCGACATAATCCATTTACAGCCTGATCTATCTGCACCGGGAGTGGACATCATAGCCTCATGGTCTCTACTGTCACCGCCGTCGGACGATCCCAACGATCAAAGGAGGGTCCAGTACAGTGTTAACACTGGCACATCCATGGCGTGCCCACATGCAAGCGGCGCCGCAGCCTATGTCAAGTCTGTCCACCGCGACTGGTCTCCGGCGATGATCATCTCAGCTCTCATCACTAAAGCCACTCCAATGAACACGCCGGGCAATGCCGGAACAAACGACCTCAAGTACGGCTCCGGGCAGCTCAAACCAACCAAGGCACGCGACCCTGGGCTCGTGTACGACGCGTCGGAAGGCGACTACATCGCCATGCTGTGCACGCAGGGGTACAACGCCACGCAGCTCGCGCTCATCGTCGGCTCCAACGCCACGGCCTGCTCCAACGGGACGACGACGATGGCAGCCGCCTCCGCCAGTGACCTCAACTACCTGAGCATGGCTGCGCGAGTGGAGCCTGGGAAGAGCTTCACCTTGGTGTTCCCACGGACCGTCACCAACGTCGGAGCTTCAGGGGTGGCCGT GCTGGAGTTCAGCGCGCAGACACCGAAGGCCTCGTTCACCGTGACGGTGTCCGGCGTGgtgcccccggccggccctgcccccggccgccgGCCCTACCCCCGGCCAcgccccgtggaccgcccgccccgacgccgcccgtgcccgaccccgttcccgactccggtgaccccgacgccgcccgcccctacccccggcgcccgtcag gtaATCCAAATCGCAGCCAAAGCGCAAGccaacaatggaagaaaagaaatagccaatatcgccgcagaaataagccaagaagaactagagataccggctaaaaagcccagcatcctcgcaccaccaaaagaagccgacgtcaagcaaatcgacctgggcactgcCGATCCCTCCAAgatggcaaccatcagcgcccacctctcggtaaaatag